In Salmo salar chromosome ssa14, Ssal_v3.1, whole genome shotgun sequence, the sequence GACAGAGCACTGCCCTTCCTCCCTggggtagaacagagtagaggaaAGGATATAGAGGGTTTTATGCAATACTATTGGTATAAcgttagtgttgtggtgtgtgcACAATTAACTTCATTAACAAGGTAGTAGGCTATAGACTCATATTGAACTAAGCCTATATCAACATAATGCCAATAAGATAATAGTGACAAGACAGTAGACTACATATCACCACCCAGAATCTCACCTGCCTGTATTGAAGACATCCTCACCTGAATGGCATCTACTGTTGCTCTAAAGACGGGGTTGTTGTGCTTGACAGCACGCCAGTACTTGGGCCTACTGGAGCTGGTGAGGTTACAGCCATACTTCTCCAGAATGTTCAGTGCTGTGGACAATCTCTGCAGGGAACCTATGGTCTGGCAGGAGAGAGGACAAAGACAAAAAAAGTTTGATACAGAAAAAGTTTGAGAAAAGAATAGacagtgaacaaaaatatgaacacaatgtatagagagagagggaaaaggagttCACTATTCCAAGATGTAGGCTAAGTGAAGGTGATTATGCCATTGTTATATGGACATTGTTTACTGTTTCAACCACACTCTAACTCACTTCTTTCCTGTTGTTATTGACGCCGTTTTCAATTATCATGGTCTCTGCAGCAATGTAGCGGTATTTGACCGATGGTGGTAAGGGTATGTTGGCCATGGCTGATATTCCTGCACGGACCTCCAGCACTGAGCCAGTGGAATACAGACAAGCTTCCGCATGGCATCGTACCTCTTCTAGCTGGTCTGAAAGGGTACTAGCCATCCTGGAAAAGAGACATCAGTCATCATCATCACACAGATCAGATAGCAAATCATTGAGGGCAATGCCACACCACAGGCAGGGTTGACGAACATGAGCAAGATGCTTGCCTTACTgacatccattcattcattcataagACGTTACCTGTAAGCCGCGACAGTGCGTGGCTGTTAAATCACAAGGCTGTCATATCAAGGGACACACACAGCCACCAGAGACTTTTACTGCATCTGCAGTACTCTATATTTGCAACAACACAattactagctaactaaagttGAAGTGGAAATGATATCTCTACCTATGTGAAAATACTGTCATATAAGCTATCTGCTTACCCAGTGTTTTCGTTCAACTGTCTGCAGTGACAGCCATTGAATCACGATGAGATGGCATTTCATTCACAAGCGGGTGCTTTCAAAACACCATGTCACGCACCCCAATACAGACTTGTGCgctaaaaacatgtatttatatatttttttttatatcaaatGTTATTCTAAAAAAAAGTAGTAAGAGGGTCGTAGTAAAATCTAGCTGCAGTACTAGCCACGAATGTAAACAACTGCGTGAGAAAAATGCCGTATTCTGCTTTGCGCAAAGAAACTAACCGCCGTGCACCGCCATTGTGTGTCAAAACCTAATTATCAAACAGAGATCCCGGAGCCAATATGGCTTGGACTGGGGAAACGTCGCAAAGCTGCAGTGCAGTACATGGTTTTGTGAAGTTTTGGTGTCACCTTGTGGTGAAAATGACTAATTGCCTAATTTGCCTGTCGGCTCACCTGAAAAATATCCAGTTGATTACACGCTAATTGGTGTGGGGCGCGCGTGTTGCAATGTCCACGCGCAGTAGGTGATAAATATGGTGGGGAGGGTGACGGAAGAGAGAGTTTTGTGTTGCTCTCGTTTCGTGCACTCCTACGGTCTCACggtttgtttttttgttggaCCGTCACGGTCACATGTAAGTCCTTATACATTTTTCCCCCACGTCATTTTCAGGTGTATATCTCTAATGTAATGGCATAATACATATTTCTTGTTGTTCGTGGATGCAGTCAGATTGTCGCCTTATTTGAATGGAAGGCATGGCCTCTACAACACTACCAGTTTCTACACCGATTTAGGGTGACCATCTAATGTGTGTAGGCTTACGTTAACTTTTTGTTTCCTATTTGCACTAGAATTGCGGTGTATAATATCCTGTGCTGTGTCTTTCAGCCCTGACCAAGCAATGGAAGGTGATTGTTGTTTATTAGTCTACTGGGTTTTATTTATTAGTCTACTGGGTTTTGATAAATTGTAACATTACTCAATTGATTATTTGTGGTGAAATGAAGTGTCAAATCAACTAATTCATTTGTCGTTCCATTCAGATATGAATAATCCTTCACACTCAATGGGAGTTGGGCAACCACACCATCCAACTAATCACACAAGACCATTTTTCTATGTTCAACCACCAACTCAACCTTATTATAATATGTACCAATGGAATATGAACCCATATGGCCAGTATGGTCTTCCCCCATCAGGTACAATAGCACACATTGTTTCTAGAATCTTAAACAAATTAatttacattttaataaaaaCATTCTTTATTTCCAGTTATTCCTTACGTGCGTCCATATATGGCTCCATATCCATATACTGGTATGCAGTATCCTGGCTATGTGGTTCCCCAGGCTCCGATGCAGCCTGTTGATTACAGTAGGGTGTTTAACCCCCACATCTCCTCTGCGACCTACGACGTCCAGTACCGCCACCACTACCAGCAACAGGCCTGTGTACTGCGAGAGACCGCATGTTCAGAGGTTCAAACTGATCCGAGCGACACTGTCCACAAGCTGATCGACAGTCTGGACAGGCTCAGAACCAATGAGAAGCCACCTGAAGACAGTGAGCTAAACCCTAAATCTGACCTAGGGTCCCTAACCTCTGAGACAACCATTTCTTCCTCTGGGAATGTGGAAAAGGAATTCAGTGGGAAGGGTAGGGAGCTGGAGTTGAGACCTCTGCCACAGAGACAACCCCAGCAGGGTAAGAGGAGGCAGAGGGACTCCCCTCTGTCCAGCAGCGTATTCAGTGACTCCACTATTACAGCAGTGGTCTATGATGCAGAATCTAGCCAGAGCTGCCTGGAGATGGCCAAGCAGAATTGCTGGTCCCTGGGCTCTGGGGTGCTGCCCATCGACAGCTCTtctgtccatgaggaggagagtcTGGAGGAGTCTAGGCAGCAATGCCACTCTGAGACGCTCCACCTGAATACTGAAGAACCTGGGATAGAGGGGCAGTCCAGAGAACATCCTAATACTACAGAGGATGTAAAATGTGACTCTGGGGCCTTGACACAGAGCCTTGAACTGAATGGTGCGTCACATGACCACCACTCACTTGACTGTCTGGCTCCAGAACTAGATTGCGACAAGGTTCTGATTCCATCCCACTCCGCCTCTGCTCTGAAGGACCCTGTAGAAAATCTAGCCTCCAAGGCAGAGTCCTCTGACTTGCCTTACAGAACCCTCAGGCTGCCCTGTGATCAGGTTACAGGCATGCTGCTGGACGATCCACTGTGGTATGTTGACTCTGCTGCGTCCAGTCTGGTGCCTCCACCGCAAAGCCATCTGTCCCCGCTTGGGAGTGCCTACTACTGTAGCTACTACCCGCAAGTGGCCCAGGAGCGCCAGAGTGTTCTCAGCCCATCCATAGACGAGCTCTCCTCAAGAGACGAGCTCTTCTCCACTGATATCGAAGATGTGGACCTTATCTCTGGTGGTCACCTGTATGTGGGAGGCGGCAAGCTAGCCGAGGCAACCTGCGACACACCTGACCTCTCTGGTAAGGAAAACGTACCAACTCAATCCAACCCAGTAGAAGGGTTTCCAGCTTGTTCTAAGACCTGTCTCAGCTGTGGCCTGAGCCTGGCGGAAGAGTCGAGGCCAGGCGACTCACAAGGGCCATGCCGTTATGTTGAGCGGGAGGAAACGGATGAAGATGCACTAGAGGAAGATGACTACAATGAGGGAGGGGAGCTGTTGAGCGCCTGTCAGGTGCCTGTGAAGAAGCCACATCACCCTAACAGAGTGCCTCAGCCCTCTGCTCGCCAGTTTCCTAACAGTAAACCAAAGAGGGGCTGCTGTGAGGACCACCATGAAGTCATGTGTCACGAAGAGCAGGAGCACGGTTACCTCTGGAGTTTTGACTACTGTGAGGACCATAAAGCTACTGTCAAAGCTGACAAGTATAAAGGGAAAGGAGGACAAAGAAATGCCCCATGCAGGCCTTATAATGGTAAGATTTTTTTTCATCTCTTGACGTCTGATGTCTCCTCCTAAATAGTGTTTTTACTTTTAATCCTCGTGTCATTCATTAC encodes:
- the LOC106569294 gene encoding bucky ball; protein product: MEDMNNPSHSMGVGQPHHPTNHTRPFFYVQPPTQPYYNMYQWNMNPYGQYGLPPSVIPYVRPYMAPYPYTGMQYPGYVVPQAPMQPVDYSRVFNPHISSATYDVQYRHHYQQQACVLRETACSEVQTDPSDTVHKLIDSLDRLRTNEKPPEDSELNPKSDLGSLTSETTISSSGNVEKEFSGKGRELELRPLPQRQPQQGKRRQRDSPLSSSVFSDSTITAVVYDAESSQSCLEMAKQNCWSLGSGVLPIDSSSVHEEESLEESRQQCHSETLHLNTEEPGIEGQSREHPNTTEDVKCDSGALTQSLELNGASHDHHSLDCLAPELDCDKVLIPSHSASALKDPVENLASKAESSDLPYRTLRLPCDQVTGMLLDDPLWYVDSAASSLVPPPQSHLSPLGSAYYCSYYPQVAQERQSVLSPSIDELSSRDELFSTDIEDVDLISGGHLYVGGGKLAEATCDTPDLSGKENVPTQSNPVEGFPACSKTCLSCGLSLAEESRPGDSQGPCRYVEREETDEDALEEDDYNEGGELLSACQVPVKKPHHPNRVPQPSARQFPNSKPKRGCCEDHHEVMCHEEQEHGYLWSFDYCEDHKATVKADKYKGKGGQRNAPCRPYNEKPWREGTMASDQDSWGSSGAKYKPKSWRPYNGSQEQMRPPRRRPFVQQRPRRTDYDDHEESEFSRCQRGRGTTKRRGTRY